The following proteins are encoded in a genomic region of Hippocampus zosterae strain Florida chromosome 2, ASM2543408v3, whole genome shotgun sequence:
- the LOC127596364 gene encoding sodium- and chloride-dependent GABA transporter 2-like: MTSQSLPREGEVLLDNVQKGRTPSQTTTEINKVGLHARGQWASKTEFLLAVAGQIIGLGNVWRFPYLCYKNGGGVFFVPYLLFLVLCGVPLFLLETSLGQYTSLGGVSAWRTMCPIFGGLGYASQIMILHGCVYYIAILAWALLYLSFSFQSTLPWSHCNNSWNTDACFMFDHHKQTSNVSSLPANATSPIMEFWEREVLHLSDSLDKLGPISWKLALCLALVWLVCYFCVWKGIKSTGKVVYFTATFPYVMLFVLLVRGATLPGAAQGIIYYLKPNHTRLGDPQVWMDAGTQIFFSYGICLGSLTALGSYNKYNNNCYKDSFLLCLLNSATSFLAGFAIFSVLGFMAEEQGVDIATVAQSGPGLAFIAFPRAVAMMPLPQLWAICFFLMIIMLGLDTQFVSLEALMTSVTDLYPHLIRRGYRRELLLLFICLVCFLIGLTMVTPGGLYVFQIYDHFSCSGASLLLLSIFQSIAIGWIYGAERFCSNIKDMTGHKPLLLFKLCWKYLTPAVCTATFLFSLVCWAPLSLGKGLVAPGWATALGWLLTLSSVSLLPIWAIYALAITPGTLTQRFHRLCKPTTNSSQPIVEDHVA; the protein is encoded by the exons ATGACGTCCCAGTCGCTGCCACGGGAAGGGGAGGTATTGCTGGATAACGTTCAAAAAGGAAGAACCCCGAGCCAGACAACAACAGAAATCAACAAAGTTGGCCTGCATGCCAGGGGCCAATGGGCCAGCAAGACTGAGTTCCTTCTGGCCGTGGCAGGCCAGATCATTGGCTTGGGCAACGTGTGGAGGTTCCCTTACTTGTGCTACAAGAATGGAGGAG GTGTGTTCTTTGTACCTTACCTTTTGTTCCTGGTGCTGTGCGGTGTTCCCCTGTTCCTCCTGGAGACTTCGCTGGGCCAGTACACAAGCCTAGGCGGGGTCAGTGCCTGGAGAACCATGTGCCCAATATTTGGAG GTCTGGGTTATGCCAGCCAGATCATGATCCTGCATGGATGTGTGTACTACATTGCCATACTGGCTTGGGCTCTGCTCTATCTGTCCTTCAGTTTTCAGTCTACACTGCCCTGGTCACACTGTAACAACTCTTGGAACACTG ATGCTTGTTTCATGTTTGATCACCACAAGCAGACATCCAATGTGAGCAGCCTGCCTGCCAACGCCACTTCCCCTATTATGGAGTTTTGGGA GCGAGAAGTGCTCCACCTCTCTGATAGTTTAGACAAGCTTGGTCCTATAAGCTGGAAATTGGCATTGTGTCTTGCTCTAGTGTGGCTCGTCTGTTATTTCTGCGTGTGGAAGGGCATTAAATCCACAGGAAAG GTGGTGTATTTCACCGCAACCTTTCCATATGTTATGCTCTTTGTGCTGCTGGTGCGTGGTGCCACTTTACCCGGAGCAGCCCAGGGAATCATCTACTACCTCAAACCAAACCACACTCGCTTGGGTGACCCACAG GTATGGATGGATGCAGGTACCCAGATATTTTTCTCTTATGGAATCTGTTTGGGGAGTCTCACAGCCCTTGGCAGTTAcaacaaatacaacaacaatTGTTACAA GGACTCGTTCCTTCTGTGCCTCTTGAACAGTGCCACCAGTTTCCTGGCAGGGTTCGCTATCTTCTCAGTGCTTGGCTTCATGGCGGAGGAGCAAGGCGTGGACATCGCCACTGTGGCTCAGTCAG GGCCCGGCCTGGCCTTCATCGCTTTCCCCAGAGCTGTAGCCATGATGCCTCTTCCCCAACTCTGGGCCATCTGCTTCTTCCTTATGATCATCATGCTGGGGCTGGACACACAA TTTGTGAGTCTGGAGGCGCTGATGACATCTGTGACCGACTTGTACCCCCATCTGATCAGACGTGGCTACCGCAGAGAGTTGCTGCTGCTCTTTATCTGCCTCGTATGCTTCTTGATCGGGCTGACTATGGTGACACCG GGTGGTCTGTATGTGTTCCAGATATATGATCATTTCTCCTGCAGTGGAGCCAGCCTACTGCTTCTCTCCATCTTCCAGTCTATTGCAATTGGCTGGATCTACG gTGCCGAGCGCTTTTGTTCAAACATCAAGGACATGACCGGCCACAAACCCCTGCTTCTCTTCAAGCTGTGCTGGAAATACTTGACGCCAGCCGTGTGCACT GCTACCTTCCTGTTCTCTTTGGTCTGTTGGGCTCCGTTGAGCTTGGGCAAAGGCTTGGTCGCCCCAGGTTGGGCAACAGCACTCGGCTGGCTCCTCACCCTGTCCTCTGTGTCTCTGCTCCCCATCTGGGCCATCTATGCACTCGCCATTACGCCTGGCACCCTCACACAG CGCTTCCACAGGCTGTGCAAACCCACCACAAACTCGTCGCAACC CATCGTTGAGGATCACGTGGCATAG